GTTGCACTGGAACAAGAGATGGTAGCCAAGGCGCAGGAGGCACGTGCAAAAGTGATCGAGGCGGAAGCAGAAGTACCCAAAGCTATGGCGGAAGCGTTCCGCAGTGGTAACCTTGGAATCATGGACTACTACAAGATGAAGAATATCCAGGCGGATACAAATATGAGGGATTCAATCTCTGGTTCAGAGGACGAATAATAATCTTAGATATTGAATAAAAAAAAGCAGGCGCTCATTTACGCCTGCTTTTTTTATGCCTTGTTAATTCAGACTGCCACCGGATCGATCTTAAAGACGTCTTCCAGTTCAGAGTCATCGCTGCATGTGACGTTAAGATCCTTGATCAATCCGTTACGGATGTCATAAACCCAACCATGCAGCGCCGGTTGTTTTGCCCTTCGCCAGGCATTCTGAATAATGGAGGTCTTGCTCAGATCAAAAACCTGCTCCATGACATTCAGTTCAACAAACCGGTTACCGCGTGCTGCTACGTCGGTGATCGCGTCGAGTTCGTCCCTGTGAATGCGGTATACATCCTTGATGTGACGAATCCAGTTGTCGATCAGTCCGAATTGTGTTTTTTGCATGGCGGCCAGTACCCCTCCGCATCCATAATGCCCGCAAACGATTACATGTTTAACCTCCAGCACATTCACCGCGTAATCGAGTACGCTCAACATATTCATATCGGTATGTACAACCATATTGGCTATGTTGCGGTGCACAAATACTTCACCTGGACGGGTACCAGTGATTTCATTGGCAGGGACGCGACTGTCGGCACATCCGATCCACAGCAATGGAGGTTTCTGTCCTTCTGCAAGTTTGTTGAAATACTGGTCGTCTTCATTCAGCTTTTCTTTTACCCATTGTTGATTGTTATCGAGCAGGGTTTGATAAAATTTATCCATGATACTCAGTTTTGTATTAGTTAATAGATTTGATTCGTCTTCTCGCGGAAGAATGACCGCCATTGCGGTTTGATTTCTCTTCCACCATAGTCAGAACACCGGATACCCAAACTTTGCAGGTTGAAAATTGTTCGAATACCTGAGATTCGGGTAACAGGCCCGGAATGATTCCAACGGCTTTCATTTGTTTGATCACTTGAGGATGAAGGCCTGAAAAAGCTACGGTAATTTGCCTGTCATTCAGTTCTTCAATAGCCTCTTCCAGGGCATATAAACC
This window of the Flavobacteriales bacterium genome carries:
- the can gene encoding carbonate dehydratase — translated: MDKFYQTLLDNNQQWVKEKLNEDDQYFNKLAEGQKPPLLWIGCADSRVPANEITGTRPGEVFVHRNIANMVVHTDMNMLSVLDYAVNVLEVKHVIVCGHYGCGGVLAAMQKTQFGLIDNWIRHIKDVYRIHRDELDAITDVAARGNRFVELNVMEQVFDLSKTSIIQNAWRRAKQPALHGWVYDIRNGLIKDLNVTCSDDSELEDVFKIDPVAV